A region of the Mesoterricola sediminis genome:
TCCTCATCGTCGCCAGCGGCGGCCTGGTGCACAACCTGCGGCTGGCCGACTTCGCCGCCCCGGACGGCCAGGTGGATCCCTGGGCCCGGGAGGCGGAGACCTGGTTCGTCACCCGGCTGGAGGAGGGCCGGACCGAGGACCTGCTGGCCCACCGGGACCGGTGGCCCCGGAGCGCCTGGGCGGCCCCCACCACCGAGCACCTGGATGTGCTCTTCCCCGCCCTGGGGGCGGCCACCCCGGGCGCGGCCCCCCGCTCCGTCCACGAGGGCTGGCAGCTGGCCAACATGAGCCTGCGCTGCCTGGCCTGGGCCTGATCAGCGCGGCCACTCCGCGGCGATCACGGCGTCCACCTGCTTCCGGTTCTCCTGGAGCCAGTGTTCGGCGAAGGCCTCCCCCACCTTCAGGCCCGCCTCCACGTCGCTGGGCCAGTGGGCGCCGGCCAGCACCCGGTCGTGGGCGATGAGGGCGCCCCGCTCCAGGAGGGCGTCCCGGTGGGCGGGGTCCAGTTCCGCGAGGATGCGGGCGTAGAGGCCGGCCAGGGCCGCGTGGCCGCTGGGGTAGCTGCCCGTATTCTCCTTGGCCACCGTGGGCGTGAGCTGGGTCAGCACGACGAAGGGGCGCTGGCGGTGGTAGTGCTTCTTGACGAGGGCCACGGCGGGCCGCAGCACCACCCGGCCCGCCTCGAGCAGCGCGGCGGTCCTGGGCCGGGCGTTCGGGCCCGCGCCCCTGGGGTAGAGGTCCGCGAAGGCGTCCGGCGTCAGCCATTCCGTGGACGCCGCCCGGGCCACGTCGGCCCGGGTCCGGGTCTTCTGCAGCCAGAGGAGGATGGCCGCCTCCGCCTTGGCCGCCTCCGAATCCTCGGCCGGGTAGGGCCCTACGAGGGCCTGCCAGTCGGGTTCCGCCGCCACGGCCGGCCGCGCCGGCAACGACAGGACGAGGGGCCCCGCCAGGGCCAGGGCGAGGGCAAAGCGCAGGGAACGAAGGGTCATGGCGGCTCCGGGGGCGGGGGTTCCCCCAGTCTAAGCGGGGATGCCCCCGGCCAGAAGCTCGTCCACCCAGGCGGGCACCAGCCTGCTGGCCGGCCCCTGGCGCCGGTCCGTGAAGCGGGAACTCACGAGGGACGGCTCCAGGTTCAGCTCGACGGTGGGGACCCCGGGCCGGACCCCCGCCACGAAGCCGGCGGCGGGGTAGACGTTGCCCGAGGTGCCCACGGCCGCGAAGAGGGCGCAGGTCTCCAGGGCCGCCTCGATGCGCGCCATCTCCAGGGGCATCTCCCCGAACCACACGATGTGGGGGCGGATGCCCGCCGGCCGG
Encoded here:
- a CDS encoding phosphatase PAP2 family protein encodes the protein MTLRSLRFALALALAGPLVLSLPARPAVAAEPDWQALVGPYPAEDSEAAKAEAAILLWLQKTRTRADVARAASTEWLTPDAFADLYPRGAGPNARPRTAALLEAGRVVLRPAVALVKKHYHRQRPFVVLTQLTPTVAKENTGSYPSGHAALAGLYARILAELDPAHRDALLERGALIAHDRVLAGAHWPSDVEAGLKVGEAFAEHWLQENRKQVDAVIAAEWPR